In the Nocardia asteroides genome, ACCACCAGGTCGCCCGCGGTCTCCGGAATCCGCAGCACCGCCTCGAAGACGCCGTCGGCGGCGAGCCGCTCGGCGACGGCGGCACTGCGCGCGGCGGGGTCGGTGGTGTGTCTGCGCGGCAGGACGTGTTTCACCGTGACACCGAGCTCGGCGGTGAGCCGCAGCGCGAGGTGGCGGGAGAGCGAGGTCCAGGTGTCGGCGACGGCGAGCGCCTTCTGGTCGCTCGCGCGCAGGGTGCCGGCGGTGACGGCGTCGCGCACCGCGACCCAGTGCCTGCCCATGTCGACGAACTCGCTCGCGCCGGAGCGGGGATGCTCCAGGTAGCGCAGGAATTCGGCGAGCAGCCAGGCGCGCAGCTCGTCCTCGATGCCGCCGTGCGCGAGCAGCATCCGCGCCTCGTGCGCGACCTCGGCCCAGGAGAGGTGGCGCAGCGCGACCTTGGCGAGCTTGCGCCGGTCCACCTCGACCGGCAGCTCGCCCGGGCCTGCGGGGACGTCGTTGGAGAGGCTGACCACGACGTCGTATTTCCGGCGGCGCGCGACGTCGAGGTAGTTCTCCAGCTGGTCCCGGCGCAGTCTGCCGTTGCCGGTCTTGACCTCGAGCAGTGCGGTCCAGATCTTGCCGCCGCGCTGCACGCGCAGCACCGCATCGGGCACCACCTTGCCGTCGCCGCGTTCGTACTGCACCTCGAGGTAGCCCTCGAACGCGCCGACGGGTGCGCCGATCCGGGCGCAGATCGCCCGCGCGAACGGCTTCACCGCCTGCATGGTGGCGACGAATGCCGAGGTGGCGCGGCGCTCCTGCTCGTCCCCCGCGCCGATGCCGGCGACCGAGAAGAGGCGGGCGGTCTGCCAGCCGTCCTCGCCGAGGGCGAAGGTCATGGGCTCGGCGCGTTTGACCGCCGCGCGTTTGGCGGTGCGCACTCCCCGGCGGGCGACGGTGCGCACCGGTTCGGGTGCGGCGGTGGTCGCAGTGCTGGTCGCAGTGCTGGTCGCGGCGGTGACAGCGGCTTCCGCCGCGGTGATCGCGGTGGTCGCGGCATCGACGGCGGTGACCACGGCAGCCGCGACAGCGCGGTTACCCGAGGCAGCCGCGGCGGCCCGGTCACCCGAGGCAGCCACGTCCGTCCGGTCACCGGGGGCGGGCACCACGGCGTCCGTCCGGTCACCGGGAGCGGTGACGACGGTGTCCGTCCGATCGTGGGTCTGCGGGAGCGCGTCGTCTTCCGGGCCCGGCTCGGTCCCGTCCTCGTCGATATCGACGCCGAAGGCGGTGGCGAGCCCGGCCAGCCCGGAGTCCCACCCCTGCCCGACCGTGCGCACCTTCCACTCGGCCCCGCGCCGGTAGATCTCGCCGAAGACGAAGGCCGACTCGGTGGTGGCGTCGGCGGTGACGTACTCGGCCAGCGAACCGCCCGCACCGTCCACCACCCGCAGCGCGAGCTTGCCGAGGTCGCCGAAGGCGCCGGTGCCGACGCTGCCAGCCAGCGCGATCGTGTGCACCTCGGCGGGCACCGCCGCGAGGTCGACCGCGATCCGCGCCTGGGCCCCCTCCTCGGTGGCGCCGGTGCCGAGGAAGACCACCGAGCCGTCGGCCGATTCCGGCTGGTTGTAGAAGACGAAGTCGCTGTCCCCCTGTACCTTCCGGTCGGCGCCGAGGAGCAGGG is a window encoding:
- a CDS encoding TerD family protein encodes the protein MTSPMLSKGQNIALPGDVERIDVVLGWTENEVEVDASALLLGADRKVQGDSDFVFYNQPESADGSVVFLGTGATEEGAQARIAVDLAAVPAEVHTIALAGSVGTGAFGDLGKLALRVVDGAGGSLAEYVTADATTESAFVFGEIYRRGAEWKVRTVGQGWDSGLAGLATAFGVDIDEDGTEPGPEDDALPQTHDRTDTVVTAPGDRTDAVVPAPGDRTDVAASGDRAAAAASGNRAVAAAVVTAVDAATTAITAAEAAVTAATSTATSTATTAAPEPVRTVARRGVRTAKRAAVKRAEPMTFALGEDGWQTARLFSVAGIGAGDEQERRATSAFVATMQAVKPFARAICARIGAPVGAFEGYLEVQYERGDGKVVPDAVLRVQRGGKIWTALLEVKTGNGRLRRDQLENYLDVARRRKYDVVVSLSNDVPAGPGELPVEVDRRKLAKVALRHLSWAEVAHEARMLLAHGGIEDELRAWLLAEFLRYLEHPRSGASEFVDMGRHWVAVRDAVTAGTLRASDQKALAVADTWTSLSRHLALRLTAELGVTVKHVLPRRHTTDPAARSAAVAERLAADGVFEAVLRIPETAGDLVVAADVRTAKIRCAVSLDAPDEGAAGRRVAWLLRQLGDAPADITVEAMFSERGNEACERLDTVRANPKVLTQGRAGTVVAFTLRQSFPMGARRSGTAAGFVTGVTTATDAFYGAVVQPLREWVPAAPKQAEPVDAG